Proteins found in one Acidobacteriota bacterium genomic segment:
- a CDS encoding DUF2752 domain-containing protein: MALLIARFFPFDRIPVPLCSFRAFTGLPCPTCGMTTAFVLLTHGRWSEAVVMSPLGVVVFAVLVGLIIQVAGQWLLRWPGFRLELNRTEWIVAGIVLIAAMTLNWVFKLGHDVWQWW, from the coding sequence ATGGCGCTGCTGATCGCCCGATTCTTCCCGTTCGATCGAATTCCGGTGCCGCTGTGCAGCTTCCGCGCATTCACCGGCCTGCCGTGTCCGACATGCGGGATGACCACCGCGTTCGTTCTGCTCACCCACGGTCGGTGGAGTGAAGCGGTCGTCATGTCGCCTCTGGGGGTGGTGGTTTTCGCGGTGCTGGTCGGCCTGATCATTCAAGTGGCGGGGCAGTGGCTATTGCGCTGGCCGGGCTTCCGGCTGGAACTGAACCGCACCGAGTGGATTGTCGCCGGCATTGTGCTGATCGCCGCTATGACGCTCAACTGGGTGTTCAAACTCGGACACGACGTTTGGCAGTGGTGGTGA
- a CDS encoding MCE family protein, which translates to MMERRKKRFNWHEFRVGIFVIGSFAILIFMIIRVSGGRGFFTPKSYAVTYLPEISGLKAGAPVWLNGIEIGNVDDIKLEKTPPDTQANRDTNDKIQQLTADVQRYDGLIRDVEKAVERERASLAAAQAADADKVREGILLQEERLARLRKNLAAARQDLKTARSNLQSIRLVLQIEDEFVGWIKRDSEVSIGSIGLLGDKYVDISIGRLPEEPRRTAEGHIFIEAVNEATIRQLMVNANDLMANFGDISDRVKSIVAKLDAGEGTIGQLINETSLHRSLVSTIQNLDVTVQRAGGLMDDLRSSEGTFGQLVHNRALYDELTATAKELNQFINRLNTSQGTLNKLVDDPALYNNLREVSAKVDRLLLRIEQGEGTLGRMSTDPTLFEEARDSLRKIRQILEQIDRGEGTMGQLLKDKQLYENLNQALAELAKLIYDVRQNPKDYLRIQFKVF; encoded by the coding sequence GTGATGGAAAGGCGCAAAAAGAGATTCAACTGGCATGAGTTTCGCGTCGGCATTTTCGTCATCGGCAGCTTCGCCATTCTGATTTTCATGATCATCCGGGTCAGCGGGGGACGCGGGTTCTTCACCCCCAAATCGTATGCGGTCACTTATTTGCCGGAGATCTCCGGTTTGAAGGCCGGTGCGCCGGTGTGGCTCAACGGAATCGAGATCGGCAATGTGGACGACATCAAACTGGAGAAGACCCCGCCGGACACGCAAGCCAACCGGGACACGAACGACAAGATCCAGCAGCTCACCGCCGACGTCCAGCGTTACGACGGTCTGATCCGCGATGTGGAAAAGGCGGTGGAGCGCGAACGGGCATCGCTTGCCGCTGCCCAGGCCGCGGATGCCGACAAGGTTCGGGAGGGGATCCTGCTGCAGGAAGAGCGCCTCGCCCGGCTCCGAAAGAATTTGGCGGCGGCGCGGCAGGACCTGAAAACCGCCCGGAGTAACCTCCAGAGCATCCGGCTGGTCCTGCAGATCGAAGACGAATTCGTCGGCTGGATCAAGCGCGATTCGGAGGTGAGTATCGGCTCCATCGGTCTGCTGGGCGACAAGTATGTGGATATCAGCATCGGGCGGCTGCCGGAAGAGCCGCGCCGGACCGCCGAGGGACACATCTTTATCGAAGCGGTCAACGAGGCCACCATTCGGCAGCTGATGGTCAACGCCAACGACCTGATGGCCAACTTCGGCGACATATCGGACCGCGTGAAAAGCATCGTAGCCAAACTGGACGCCGGCGAAGGCACCATCGGCCAGCTCATCAACGAAACCAGTCTGCACCGGTCCCTGGTGTCCACAATCCAGAACCTGGATGTGACTGTTCAGCGGGCGGGCGGGCTCATGGACGACCTGCGCAGCAGCGAGGGTACGTTCGGCCAGCTGGTTCACAATCGCGCCCTGTACGACGAGTTGACCGCCACCGCCAAGGAACTCAACCAGTTCATCAACCGGCTCAACACGTCTCAGGGGACGCTCAACAAACTGGTCGACGATCCCGCGCTGTACAACAACCTGCGGGAAGTGTCGGCCAAGGTGGACCGCCTGCTCCTGCGGATCGAGCAGGGAGAAGGCACGCTGGGCCGGATGTCCACCGACCCGACGCTGTTCGAGGAGGCGCGGGATTCGCTCCGCAAAATCCGCCAGATCCTGGAACAGATCGATCGGGGTGAAGGCACCATGGGCCAGCTGCTCAAAGACAAGCAGCTGTATGAAAACCTAAACCAGGCGCTGGCCGAACTGGCCAAGCTGATCTACGACGTCCGGCAGAATCCAAAGGACTACCTGCGGATTCAGTTCAAGGTTTTCTGA